GTCGTTCAAAGGTTAATTTTTTAATTGTTATTTTTATATTCATAATATCACGAAGATGCCTTTGGGTCTTTTTTCGCCATCTGCTCCCTAAATAGGGTTCGCAGAATGGCGGGTGCCATGTACAACAAATTTTATATATCATTAAAAATTAAAAAATAAATTGAGTGGTGCCCTATTTTGGGGGTCGGAACCTTTAACCCGTCACAGTGTCAGACATAGGGCCTATTGTAGAAATTGCCCCTACAACAAGACATGAAGTTTTTTACGTGTCGGCCAAAGGCCTCATCCACGAGTTTTTCTCTTTTTTGTGGGTATATAAGGATATATTCAAGAAAACTTAAGTCCATATTTTGATGAAAGTTTTAACATATCTTTTTGAGATCTCCAGTTTCAATATCCATGAGATAACCTTCAACAACAATATCTTTTGGTATTGCAGGATGATTTTTTATCACATCTACGCCCTTAATTACGTTCTTTTCTTCATCATCAATCTTACTTAACCAGCATTTAAGATTCGGAGTGAAGTAAGGATTGGCCCCTCTTTCAATCATCTTCTTCTTAATCTCCTCAACATCCACAGACATCATTCCACAATCCGTATGCCCTACAACCATAACCCTCTCAACATCCAAGCAATAAATTGCAACAACAAGAGATCTTATTACATCTTC
The Methanotorris formicicus Mc-S-70 DNA segment above includes these coding regions:
- a CDS encoding beta-class carbonic anhydrase; this translates as MGSNAKPKKKLAVVTCMDTRLVNFLSEKLGIERGDAKVIKNAGNVITEDVIRSLVVAIYCLDVERVMVVGHTDCGMMSVDVEEIKKKMIERGANPYFTPNLKCWLSKIDDEEKNVIKGVDVIKNHPAIPKDIVVEGYLMDIETGDLKKIC